The candidate division KSB1 bacterium genome segment GGCAGAGCAGGGCCAACTCCCAGCCGATGGCCAAGTTCAGCCACTTGTTGGCCAGGGGGCGCGAAAGCACCGAGTGGCGGTCGGAGCGAAAGTTGTACGCCTTGAAGAACTGGATGCCGATCAGCGACACGAAGGCCATAGTCATGGCCTCTTGCTGGGGGCGGCCGCTGCGCAGGGCACAGGAGAAGAGCCCCAGATTGATGAGCATCGACCAGATGCCAGCCACCGCCATGAGTGCTAACACGGGACGAGTAAAAAGGCCGGCGCGGGGCCGACGTGGGCGCCGACGCATAAGGTCAGGGGCCGGCGGGTCCACAGAAAGTGCCAGCGCCGGCAATCCATCGGTGGCGAGGTTAACGTAGAGAATCTGCACGGCGCTGAGGGGCAACGGCAAGCCGGCCAGCAGTGCTCCTGCCATCAACCCGATCTCGCCCACATTGGAGGAGAGCAAGTACATGAGAAACTTCTTGATGTTGTCAAAGATGCCCCGCCCCTCCTCCACCGCAGCCACGATGGAGGCAAAATTATCATCGGTGAGGGTCATGGCCGCGGCCTCTTTGCTGACATCGGTGCCGGTGATGCCCATGGCCACCCCGATATCGGCCTTTTTCAG includes the following:
- a CDS encoding HAD-IC family P-type ATPase, encoding EKVDRIDVYSRVSPSHKLRVVTALQKRGHVVAMTGDGVNDAPALKKADIGVAMGITGTDVSKEAAAMTLTDDNFASIVAAVEEGRGIFDNIKKFLMYLLSSNVGEIGLMAGALLAGLPLPLSAVQILYVNLATDGLPALALSVDPPAPDLMRRRPRRPRAGLFTRPVLALMAVAGIWSMLINLGLFSCALRSGRPQQEAMTMAFVSLIGIQFFKAYNFRSDRHSVLSRPLANKWLNLAIGWELALLCLIVYAHPLQRIFGTYALPLRDWLIVGVATCTVSIILEAAKALIRRGVAGPLE